Below is a window of bacterium DNA.
AGGATCGCCACGCCCGCGCCCAGCATTTCCACGGCCTGGTGCAGCAGCTCGACCTCGAAGTGGCGCGCCGCGCCCAGACCGGCGAACACGAGGAAGCAGCTCGGCGGCAGCAGGGCTCCGGCGAGCGGCAACCCCCAGACGGGGGCGGTCAGGCATGTCCAGGTCCGTTTCAACAAGTCGGCTCCCATGTCCGGCGCGCCTGTCCCGGCGCGGCCGCTCCCGACCCTCCGTCCCGATGCATCGGCCCGATTCCGCGCGTCATGAGCGTTTTGATCATCGGAAAAATTCCCCGGCGGCGACGGTCGCCACGGGCTCCGGGCAGCGGGGGAACGTCATCCGGAACGTCGCGCCTTCGCCGGGCCTGCTCGCGCAGGTGATGCTCCCGCCGAGGGCGCCGGTCACCAGGTTGTAGACGATGTGCATGCCGAGCCCGCTGCCGCCCTCGCCGCGGCGCGTCGTGAAGAAGGGGTCGAAGACCCGGCGGCGGACGGCGTCGTCCATGCCGCGGCCGTCGTCGGCGTACGTCAGCTCCACGTCGTCGCCGCGCGCCGTGGCCGTGATGCGGATCGTTCCCGCGTCCTCGGGGGCGTACGCGTGCAGCAGCGAATTCTGGAGGAGGTTGGTGACGACCTGCGCCACGGCCCCCGGCAGCGAGTCCACGACGACGCCGGGGGCGCAGTCCACGTCGATCCGCAGCGGCCGGCGGCGGTACTGCGGGCGCAGGCTGGCCACGACCTCGGCCAGGTACGCGCCGAGATCGAAGGAGCGGCGCTCCTCGCTGCACTGGTCCACCGACACGCGCTTGAAGCTCTGCACCAGATCGGCGGTGCGCGACAGGTTGGCCTCGATCATCCCCGCCGCGTCCTCGCCGTCCACGAGCAGGGCGTCGAGGTCGGCGCGCTTCAGCCCGCCCTGGTCCAGGAGCCGTCGCGTGTCGCGGACCCGCTCGCGCAGGTGGGTGGCCGCGGTCAGCCCCACGCCCAGCGGCGTGTTGATCTCGTGGGCCAGGCCGGCGACCAGCCCGCCGAGCGCCGCCATCTTCTCCGAGGCGATGAGCTGCTCCTGGGTCTCCTGCAGGTCCCTGGTCCGTGCCGCCACCCGGCGCTCGAGATCCTCGTTCAGCTCCCGGATCGTCCGCTCCGCTTCGACCCGGCTGGTGATGTCGGTGATGAACCCCTCCAGGGACCTGGTCCCGCCGCTCTCGTCCGCGACGCCGACCCCCTGCTCCCAGACCCACTTGACCGCGCCGTCGGCGGTGATGATGCGGTATTCGTGCGCGTACGCCCGGCCCGCATCCACGGCGGTGCGGATGGTGAGCCGGACCTGTTCGAGGTCGTCGGGGTGGATGATGTCCCTGGCCGTCAGGGGCTGGTCGCCGAAGAACTGCTCGGGCAGGTAGCCCGTCAGGGCGAGGGCGCCGCCGCTGACGAACTCCAACGGCATGTCGCGGTCGTACCGGCAGCGGAAGGCCAGGCCGGGCAGGTTCCCCAGCAGCGTCGACAACTGGCGGCGGCTTTCCTGCAGGTCGCGGTCCGCGCGCCGGCT
It encodes the following:
- a CDS encoding PAS domain-containing sensor histidine kinase — encoded protein: SRRADRDLQESRRQLSTLLGNLPGLAFRCRYDRDMPLEFVSGGALALTGYLPEQFFGDQPLTARDIIHPDDLEQVRLTIRTAVDAGRAYAHEYRIITADGAVKWVWEQGVGVADESGGTRSLEGFITDITSRVEAERTIRELNEDLERRVAARTRDLQETQEQLIASEKMAALGGLVAGLAHEINTPLGVGLTAATHLRERVRDTRRLLDQGGLKRADLDALLVDGEDAAGMIEANLSRTADLVQSFKRVSVDQCSEERRSFDLGAYLAEVVASLRPQYRRRPLRIDVDCAPGVVVDSLPGAVAQVVTNLLQNSLLHAYAPEDAGTIRITATARGDDVELTYADDGRGMDDAVRRRVFDPFFTTRRGEGGSGLGMHIVYNLVTGALGGSITCASRPGEGATFRMTFPRCPEPVATVAAGEFFR